Below is a genomic region from Pseudomonas sp. JQ170C.
TGCCGGCGCCCGTCCCAATGCCAGTACCAGCTGCGGCGCCCGTGGTGGCTGAGCAGCCGCCGGCGGTGTCCTACGACCCACGCGACCCGAACGCCAAAGACCCGTTCTTGCTGCCGGCCTTGGCCAGTCACAAGGCTCGTTTCCCTGGCGCCGAGTTGGTGCCGCAGGAGCCGGTGGCCGCGCCTGTGGTGGCAACAATGCCGGCGCCCGTGCCAGTGCAACTGTCAGCAGCGGCGCCCGTGGTGGCTGAGAAGCCACCGGCGGTGTCCTACGACCCACGCGACCCGAACGCCAAAGACCCGTTCTTGCTGCCGGCCTTGGCCAGCCACAAGGCTCGTTTCCCTGGCGCCGAGTTGGTGCCGCAGGAGCCAGTCGCCGCGCCTGTGGTGGCAACAATGCCGGCGCCCGTGCCAGTGCAAGTGTCAGCACCGGCGCCCGTGGTGGCTGAGCAGCCGCCGGCGGTGCCCTACGACCCGCGCGACCCGAACGCTAAAGACCCGTTCTTGCTGCCGGCCCTGGCCAGCCACAAGTTGCGGTTCCCTGGTGCTGGGTTGGTGCGACCAGAGCCTGCGGCGGCGCCGATAGTGGCAGCAATGCCGGCGCCGGTGTCCAGTACTCCACTATCAGGACCAAGCCGACCGGCACCCGCAGCGTCGGTACCGGCTGCTCCGGTAGTGACCAAGATTGTGGATCAAGGAAAGCCCCAGGTGCCGATCATTGTGCCGGGCGCGCCTGCAGGTAAGGCAAACGAGCTTGGCGACGTGGTGCGTTCCCTGGTCCCGGCTGTGCCGCCGGCGGCGGCTTTGCCGGTACCGACCAAGGTGGTCGAGCAGCGTAAACCCGAGGCACCAAAGATCGACCAGCAGTTCAGCTTTGCCCCAAAAATTGAGGTCACGGTCAATGGGGATGTGAAAGATCCCGCGCAGTTGGCCAATGAGCTTGCTCCGCACCTGCAGCGGCAGTTCGAGGAATACAGCCGCCAGGCACTGAGCCGTCAATTGCTCGATGCACCGCACGCATAAGGAGGGGGAATGCCCTACATGGAACAGATGGAATCCGGTTTGAAATCCCTGGTGCAAGCCGGGGAGGCCGGCCGTCAGGGGCTCGACGGCATGCTGGGCCCCATGAATGGAGCCATCGGCGACATTACCGGGGCCGCTTCTGAGCTGGAAAGTATCCCGTTTGTGGGCCCGGAAGTGGGCGCCAAGCTGCAGCGCACCATGCGTGGAATCAACCTGGCGCAGTCCAAGGTGGGCGAAGTAGCGGCCATGTATGGTCAGGCCACCTCAGGAATGTCTCAGGTGCAGGCGCGCATGGGCACGCTCAGGGAGCAATCAGCCCGGGCCGGGGAGGCAATCAACAAGGTGGCGGGCAAGCTAAGCCCGTCGCTGGCCAACGTGGTGTCGACGGCGAGTTTTTCGCCGCTGGCAACCCCGGCAGCCCAGTCGGTGACGCCGTTCCCGCACCTGCTCATCATCCAACCCCTGCGCCCGGATGCGCGGCCGTATTACTTCAACCTCAACACGGCGGCGTTCGATGAGCTGCGTCGGCAGACCGCGTTTCGCTGGGCTGGCCAGGAGCGTTTGAGCCGCAGCATTGCCCAGCAGGCCATCGGCCAAGGTGAGGATAAGCTGAGCCTCAAGGGCGCGATCTTTCCCGGCTTCAAGGGTGGGCTCAAGCAACTGGACACCCTGCGCAGTATCGGCAGGGCCTTGGAGCCGCTGAGCCTGATCACGGGCTATGGCGAGGTGCTGGGCACCTGGTGCTTGCTCAGTCTGGACGAAGAGCAAAGCCATCTGCTTGCCGGTGGTATCCCGCGTAAACAGTCCTTTAGCCTGGAGTTTGTGAGCTATGGCGGCGACCT
It encodes:
- a CDS encoding phage tail protein, whose protein sequence is MPYMEQMESGLKSLVQAGEAGRQGLDGMLGPMNGAIGDITGAASELESIPFVGPEVGAKLQRTMRGINLAQSKVGEVAAMYGQATSGMSQVQARMGTLREQSARAGEAINKVAGKLSPSLANVVSTASFSPLATPAAQSVTPFPHLLIIQPLRPDARPYYFNLNTAAFDELRRQTAFRWAGQERLSRSIAQQAIGQGEDKLSLKGAIFPGFKGGLKQLDTLRSIGRALEPLSLITGYGEVLGTWCLLSLDEEQSHLLAGGIPRKQSFSLEFVSYGGDLQNI